Genomic DNA from Spirochaeta cellobiosiphila DSM 17781:
ATAGGTAAAAGATATGGCATTAGAAAAAGCAGCTAGATGGACAGCAAAGAAGAAATCAGAGCTAGTCCTACAGATATTAAAAAAGGAAGTAACTCTTGCAGATATCTGTAGAGAAAATGATTTGAAACAATCAGAAGTTCAAGCTTGGCCTGATGATTTTTTAAATGCTGGTATGAATGATTTAAAGTTAGAAGCAAAGAATGAACAAGCTCAGCGTGATAGAAGCTTAAAGATATGAGAGCTAAAATTGGTGAGCTAGTATTGGAGAATGATGTATTAAAAAAGCCAAGGCTCTTATGGAAGACCAGGACAAGATC
This window encodes:
- a CDS encoding transposase is translated as MALEKAARWTAKKKSELVLQILKKEVTLADICRENDLKQSEVQAWPDDFLNAGMNDLKLEAKNEQAQRDRSLKI